One region of Citrus sinensis cultivar Valencia sweet orange chromosome 6, DVS_A1.0, whole genome shotgun sequence genomic DNA includes:
- the LOC112498636 gene encoding uncharacterized protein LOC112498636, translating into MDTEELIRKCKVISIKGEQPNKISFMGRKSARGEQIAACCLVGKIMHQRGVNLEGLRSAMLQIWRTNKEVRIESLGSNIFMFKFAVEADKKKVMGGGPWHFDGALMVLTEPKGIGDIANQSFTHTLFWVHLRNMPITWMHRDMVQELGEYIGSVEEIDTDEEGNCIGKIARLRISVDITKPLRKFLEVETEDEGSIPIPILYERLPDFCFCCGLIGHQHKECIEYKGQPKEDLPYGYWMKATIRFGRLKQNSRDKWQREQNQFKKGDGASDNQSQQKMQNSQRDPETEYGSESSPLKSGEPLDPMVHGKNGKVDGEHLMQKAGNSRRQLKLPAVEVAEADTTEQSGKLITKEGKEKEREKEAENSFKENNTCQASAEEEVENGPVASQSKPKRKKWKLQAREISSSSKAQKGLGATKRKGETISWRSPDRKKKRLNSPRAATTIHLHCSSPSAKIKLSWENTNPEKQDATALTKNLSVEAGDQPRREP; encoded by the coding sequence ATGGATACAGAGGAGTTAATTCGTAAATGCAAAGTTATTTCAATCAAAGGAGAGCAGCCGAATAAGATATCATTCATGGGTAGAAAGAGTGCTAGGGGGGAGCAAATAGCAGCATGCTGTCTGGTGGGCAAGATTATGCACCAAAGAGGAGTGAATCTAGAAGGTCTCAGATCTGCTATGCTACAGATATGGAGaacaaataaagaagtgaGAATAGAGAGCTTGGGCAgtaacatatttatgtttaagTTTGCTGTGGAGGCTGATAAAAAGAAAGTCATGGGAGGAGGGCCCTGGCATTTTGATGGGGCGCTAATGGTGTTAACGGAACCAAAAGGCATTGGAGACATAGCAAACCAGTCATTCACTCACACACTTTTTTGGGTTCATCTTCGTAATATGCCGATTACATGGATGCACAGAGATATGGTCCAAGAGTTGGGAGAGTACATTGGTTCAGTGGAAGAGATAGACACAGATGAAGAGGGGAACTGTATTGGGAAGATTGCAAGACTCCGAATCTCGGTGGATATCACTAAACCCCTTCGAAAATTTCTGGAAGTGGAAACAGAAGATGAAGGCAGCATCCCAATTCCAATTCTATATGAAAGACTacctgatttttgtttttgttgtggGCTTATAGGGCATCAACATAAGGAGTGCATAGAGTATAAAGGGCAACCCAAGGAAGACCTCCCTTACGGCTACTGGATGAAAGCTACAATACGATTTGGAAGACTAAAGCAGAACAGCCGAGATAAATGGCAGCGAGAACAGAATCAATTCAAGAAAGGAGATGGTGCTTCAGATAACCAAAGTCAACAGAAAATGCAAAACAGTCAACGGGACCCGGAAACTGAATATGGATCTGAATCCAGTCCTCTCAAATCAGGTGAACCTTTAGACCCAATGGTCCATGGAAAGAATGGCAAAGTAGATGGAGAACATTTAATGCAAAAAGCTGGAAATTCGAGGAGACAGCTCAAGCTACCAGCTGTAGAAGTTGCAGAAGCTGACACAACAGAGCAAAGCGggaaattaatcacaaaagaaggaaaagaaaaagagcgGGAAAAAGAAGCTGAAAACTCATTTAAAGAAAACAACACTTGCCAAGCAAGTGCGGAAGAGGAAGTGGAGAATGGGCCAGTAGCGAGCCAAAGTAAGCCCAAACGCAAGAAGTGGAAACTACAGGCTAGGGAAATAAGCAGCAGCAGTAAGGCACAAAAGGGATTGGGAGCTACTAAACGGAAAGGAGAAACAATTTCATGGAGAAGCCCAGATCGTaagaagaaaagattaaatagCCCAAGGGCAGCAACAACCATACACTTGCACTGCAGCTCTCCTTCGGCAAAGATCAAATTGAGCTGGGAAAATACAAACCCAGAAAAGCAAGATGCTACAGCTTTAACAAAGAACTTATCGGTGGAGGCTGGTGACCAGCCCCGCCGAGAACCATGA